In Nostoc sp. UHCC 0926, a single genomic region encodes these proteins:
- a CDS encoding TIGR02588 family protein, translating to MTKTEQEPRSIAEWVTFSVASLILAIIVSLVGYTWLNEKNQPPILSVTKETIREIGGQFYVPFEVVNTGGDTAESVQIMAELLIDGKVTETGEQQIDFLSNGEREEGAFVFSQNPRQGQLNLRIGSYKLP from the coding sequence ATGACTAAAACAGAACAGGAACCACGCTCTATTGCAGAGTGGGTAACATTCAGCGTTGCTTCACTTATCCTAGCAATCATTGTGAGCCTGGTTGGCTACACTTGGCTGAACGAAAAGAATCAACCTCCCATCCTTTCTGTTACCAAAGAAACAATTCGGGAAATTGGTGGCCAATTTTATGTTCCCTTTGAAGTTGTGAACACCGGAGGAGATACAGCTGAGTCAGTTCAGATTATGGCTGAGTTACTGATTGACGGCAAAGTTACAGAAACAGGAGAGCAACAGATCGACTTTTTATCTAATGGTGAAAGGGAAGAAGGTGCATTTGTGTTCAGCCAGAACCCGCGCCAAGGTCAGTTAAACCTGCGTATTGGTAGCTATAAATTGCCCTAG